In one window of Nicotiana tabacum cultivar K326 chromosome 12, ASM71507v2, whole genome shotgun sequence DNA:
- the LOC107763675 gene encoding uncharacterized protein LOC107763675 isoform X4 → MLGDGAQTPSRSDLLCMVKKNSKMLGKTIVEDEETSDVETDPVFWHDIMDVYFIRGRESRGRQEDDLVFFVKKLHLQNHGSNEDESVNSPYFVRRWAPKLDDLTGASSSDVDWRRSFYLNLIAQTSFSVTVAICSQQVLKNYQTGKDRPLSPIYKVIKTVYASPSRINFHLDSRKAIETTSAYPEICFAVDDFDSTFDAVITLFSGFVSYQMVRDAYDAGRSGFGSLLSLHSVGKTDRIYMKGPGGRGEVEVAVSGVVDQSKQEFSHQSVDNDSRKGLSFSAVVRRAASVASEAAKHAYAAASATRDEGMIPLKCCLMSISLPWEHIAHDLLFKGSPPVNL, encoded by the exons ATGCTAGGGGATGGAGCCCAAACCCCTAGTCG GTCTGATTTGCTATGTATGGTGAaaaagaattcaaagatgttAGGGAAAACCATAGTGGAAGATGAAGAAACATCGGATGTTGAAACAGATCCCGTTTTCTGGCATGACATTATGGACGTGTATTTCATTCGTGGCAGGGAGTCTAGGGGGCGTCAGGAAGACGATCTtgtattttttgttaaaaaattg CATTTGCAGAATCACGGGTCAAATGAAGATGAATCTGTGAACTCGCCATACTTTGTACGCAGGTGGGCACCTAAG TTGGATGACTTGACTGGCGCAAGTTCGTCAGATGTTGATTGGAGGCGCTCCTTTTACTTGAACTTAATTGCTCAAACTTCTTTTAGTGTGACGGTGGCAATTTGTAG TCAGCAGGTCCTTAAGAATTACCAAACTGGCAAAGACAGACCATTATCTCCTATATACAAG GTTATCAAAACTGTCTATGCGTCTCCAAGTCGTATCAATTTTCACTTGGACTCAAGGAAGGCAA TAGAAACAACCTCTGCCTACCCAGAGATATGTTTTGCAGTTGATGACTTTGATTCCACTTTTGATGCAGTG ATCACTCTTTTCTCAGGCTTCGTTAGCTACCAAATGGTCCGAGATGCATATGATG CTGGAAGGTCTGGATTTGGGAGCCTTCTCTCCCTTCATTCTGTTGGGAAAACTGACAGGATTTACATGAAAGGCCCTGGAGGACGTGGGGAAGTTGAAGTAGCTGTGTCTGGTGTTGTAG ATCAAAGCAAGCAGGAGTTCAGCCATCAATCTGTAGATAACGACTCTAGAAAAGGATTAAGCTTCAGTGCTGTTGTGCGACGAGCTGCATCAGTTGCATCAGAGGCAGCAAAGCATGCATatgctgctgcttctgctaccCGAGATGAAGGAATGATCCCCCTTAAGTGCTGCTTGATGTCTATATCATTACCTTGGGAACATATTGCTCATGATCTTTTGTTCAAG GGAAGTCCTCCAGTTAACCTGTAA
- the LOC107763675 gene encoding uncharacterized protein LOC107763675 isoform X5 has product MLGDGAQTPSRSDLLCMVKKNSKMLGKTIVEDEETSDVETDPVFWHDIMDVYFIRGRESRGRQEDDLVFFVKKLHLQNHGSNEDESVNSPYFVRRWAPKLDDLTGASSSDVDWRRSFYLNLIAQTSFSVTVAICSQQVLKNYQTGKDRPLSPIYKVIKTVYASPSRINFHLDSRKEVETTSAYPEICFAVDDFDSTFDAVITLFSGFVSYQMVRDAYDAGRSGFGSLLSLHSVGKTDRIYMKGPGGRGEVEVAVSGVVDQSKQEFSHQSVDNDSRKGLSFSAVVRRAASVASEAAKHAYAAASATRDEGMIPLKCCLMSISLPWEHIAHDLLFKGSPPVNL; this is encoded by the exons ATGCTAGGGGATGGAGCCCAAACCCCTAGTCG GTCTGATTTGCTATGTATGGTGAaaaagaattcaaagatgttAGGGAAAACCATAGTGGAAGATGAAGAAACATCGGATGTTGAAACAGATCCCGTTTTCTGGCATGACATTATGGACGTGTATTTCATTCGTGGCAGGGAGTCTAGGGGGCGTCAGGAAGACGATCTtgtattttttgttaaaaaattg CATTTGCAGAATCACGGGTCAAATGAAGATGAATCTGTGAACTCGCCATACTTTGTACGCAGGTGGGCACCTAAG TTGGATGACTTGACTGGCGCAAGTTCGTCAGATGTTGATTGGAGGCGCTCCTTTTACTTGAACTTAATTGCTCAAACTTCTTTTAGTGTGACGGTGGCAATTTGTAG TCAGCAGGTCCTTAAGAATTACCAAACTGGCAAAGACAGACCATTATCTCCTATATACAAG GTTATCAAAACTGTCTATGCGTCTCCAAGTCGTATCAATTTTCACTTGGACTCAAGGAAG GAAGTAGAAACAACCTCTGCCTACCCAGAGATATGTTTTGCAGTTGATGACTTTGATTCCACTTTTGATGCAGTG ATCACTCTTTTCTCAGGCTTCGTTAGCTACCAAATGGTCCGAGATGCATATGATG CTGGAAGGTCTGGATTTGGGAGCCTTCTCTCCCTTCATTCTGTTGGGAAAACTGACAGGATTTACATGAAAGGCCCTGGAGGACGTGGGGAAGTTGAAGTAGCTGTGTCTGGTGTTGTAG ATCAAAGCAAGCAGGAGTTCAGCCATCAATCTGTAGATAACGACTCTAGAAAAGGATTAAGCTTCAGTGCTGTTGTGCGACGAGCTGCATCAGTTGCATCAGAGGCAGCAAAGCATGCATatgctgctgcttctgctaccCGAGATGAAGGAATGATCCCCCTTAAGTGCTGCTTGATGTCTATATCATTACCTTGGGAACATATTGCTCATGATCTTTTGTTCAAG GGAAGTCCTCCAGTTAACCTGTAA
- the LOC107763675 gene encoding uncharacterized protein LOC107763675 isoform X2 has translation MLGDGAQTPSRSDLLCMVKKNSKMLGKTIVEDEETSDVETDPVFWHDIMDVYFIRGRESRGRQEDDLVFFVKKLHLQNHGSNEDESVNSPYFVRRWAPKLDDLTGASSSDVDWRRSFYLNLIAQTSFSVTVAICSQQVLKNYQTGKDRPLSPIYKVIKTVYASPSRINFHLDSRKEVETTSAYPEICFAVDDFDSTFDAVVLTDVDHCYCVLLNAHDGAAFPSERKQHDYSPANSSKSDTSSGKVPTSKITLFSGFVSYQMVRDAYDAGRSGFGSLLSLHSVGKTDRIYMKGPGGRGEVEVAVSGVVDQSKQEFSHQSVDNDSRKGLSFSAVVRRAASVASEAAKHAYAAASATRDEGMIPLKCCLMSISLPWEHIAHDLLFKGSPPVNL, from the exons ATGCTAGGGGATGGAGCCCAAACCCCTAGTCG GTCTGATTTGCTATGTATGGTGAaaaagaattcaaagatgttAGGGAAAACCATAGTGGAAGATGAAGAAACATCGGATGTTGAAACAGATCCCGTTTTCTGGCATGACATTATGGACGTGTATTTCATTCGTGGCAGGGAGTCTAGGGGGCGTCAGGAAGACGATCTtgtattttttgttaaaaaattg CATTTGCAGAATCACGGGTCAAATGAAGATGAATCTGTGAACTCGCCATACTTTGTACGCAGGTGGGCACCTAAG TTGGATGACTTGACTGGCGCAAGTTCGTCAGATGTTGATTGGAGGCGCTCCTTTTACTTGAACTTAATTGCTCAAACTTCTTTTAGTGTGACGGTGGCAATTTGTAG TCAGCAGGTCCTTAAGAATTACCAAACTGGCAAAGACAGACCATTATCTCCTATATACAAG GTTATCAAAACTGTCTATGCGTCTCCAAGTCGTATCAATTTTCACTTGGACTCAAGGAAG GAAGTAGAAACAACCTCTGCCTACCCAGAGATATGTTTTGCAGTTGATGACTTTGATTCCACTTTTGATGCAGTG GTCTTGACAGATGTAGATCACTGCTATTGTGTACTTTTAAATGCACATGATGGGGCTGCATTCCCGAGTGAGAGAAAACAACATGACTACAGTCCTGCTAATTCTTCAAAGAGTGATACAAGTTCTGGAAAAGTACCAACTtcaaag ATCACTCTTTTCTCAGGCTTCGTTAGCTACCAAATGGTCCGAGATGCATATGATG CTGGAAGGTCTGGATTTGGGAGCCTTCTCTCCCTTCATTCTGTTGGGAAAACTGACAGGATTTACATGAAAGGCCCTGGAGGACGTGGGGAAGTTGAAGTAGCTGTGTCTGGTGTTGTAG ATCAAAGCAAGCAGGAGTTCAGCCATCAATCTGTAGATAACGACTCTAGAAAAGGATTAAGCTTCAGTGCTGTTGTGCGACGAGCTGCATCAGTTGCATCAGAGGCAGCAAAGCATGCATatgctgctgcttctgctaccCGAGATGAAGGAATGATCCCCCTTAAGTGCTGCTTGATGTCTATATCATTACCTTGGGAACATATTGCTCATGATCTTTTGTTCAAG GGAAGTCCTCCAGTTAACCTGTAA
- the LOC107763675 gene encoding uncharacterized protein LOC107763675 isoform X1 — protein MLGDGAQTPSRSDLLCMVKKNSKMLGKTIVEDEETSDVETDPVFWHDIMDVYFIRGRESRGRQEDDLVFFVKKLHLQNHGSNEDESVNSPYFVRRWAPKLDDLTGASSSDVDWRRSFYLNLIAQTSFSVTVAICSQQVLKNYQTGKDRPLSPIYKVIKTVYASPSRINFHLDSRKAIETTSAYPEICFAVDDFDSTFDAVVLTDVDHCYCVLLNAHDGAAFPSERKQHDYSPANSSKSDTSSGKVPTSKITLFSGFVSYQMVRDAYDAGRSGFGSLLSLHSVGKTDRIYMKGPGGRGEVEVAVSGVVDQSKQEFSHQSVDNDSRKGLSFSAVVRRAASVASEAAKHAYAAASATRDEGMIPLKCCLMSISLPWEHIAHDLLFKGSPPVNL, from the exons ATGCTAGGGGATGGAGCCCAAACCCCTAGTCG GTCTGATTTGCTATGTATGGTGAaaaagaattcaaagatgttAGGGAAAACCATAGTGGAAGATGAAGAAACATCGGATGTTGAAACAGATCCCGTTTTCTGGCATGACATTATGGACGTGTATTTCATTCGTGGCAGGGAGTCTAGGGGGCGTCAGGAAGACGATCTtgtattttttgttaaaaaattg CATTTGCAGAATCACGGGTCAAATGAAGATGAATCTGTGAACTCGCCATACTTTGTACGCAGGTGGGCACCTAAG TTGGATGACTTGACTGGCGCAAGTTCGTCAGATGTTGATTGGAGGCGCTCCTTTTACTTGAACTTAATTGCTCAAACTTCTTTTAGTGTGACGGTGGCAATTTGTAG TCAGCAGGTCCTTAAGAATTACCAAACTGGCAAAGACAGACCATTATCTCCTATATACAAG GTTATCAAAACTGTCTATGCGTCTCCAAGTCGTATCAATTTTCACTTGGACTCAAGGAAGGCAA TAGAAACAACCTCTGCCTACCCAGAGATATGTTTTGCAGTTGATGACTTTGATTCCACTTTTGATGCAGTG GTCTTGACAGATGTAGATCACTGCTATTGTGTACTTTTAAATGCACATGATGGGGCTGCATTCCCGAGTGAGAGAAAACAACATGACTACAGTCCTGCTAATTCTTCAAAGAGTGATACAAGTTCTGGAAAAGTACCAACTtcaaag ATCACTCTTTTCTCAGGCTTCGTTAGCTACCAAATGGTCCGAGATGCATATGATG CTGGAAGGTCTGGATTTGGGAGCCTTCTCTCCCTTCATTCTGTTGGGAAAACTGACAGGATTTACATGAAAGGCCCTGGAGGACGTGGGGAAGTTGAAGTAGCTGTGTCTGGTGTTGTAG ATCAAAGCAAGCAGGAGTTCAGCCATCAATCTGTAGATAACGACTCTAGAAAAGGATTAAGCTTCAGTGCTGTTGTGCGACGAGCTGCATCAGTTGCATCAGAGGCAGCAAAGCATGCATatgctgctgcttctgctaccCGAGATGAAGGAATGATCCCCCTTAAGTGCTGCTTGATGTCTATATCATTACCTTGGGAACATATTGCTCATGATCTTTTGTTCAAG GGAAGTCCTCCAGTTAACCTGTAA
- the LOC107763675 gene encoding uncharacterized protein LOC107763675 isoform X3 produces the protein MLGDGAQTPSRSDLLCMVKKNSKMLGKTIVEDEETSDVETDPVFWHDIMDVYFIRGRESRGRQEDDLVFFVKKLNHGSNEDESVNSPYFVRRWAPKLDDLTGASSSDVDWRRSFYLNLIAQTSFSVTVAICSQQVLKNYQTGKDRPLSPIYKVIKTVYASPSRINFHLDSRKAIETTSAYPEICFAVDDFDSTFDAVVLTDVDHCYCVLLNAHDGAAFPSERKQHDYSPANSSKSDTSSGKVPTSKITLFSGFVSYQMVRDAYDAGRSGFGSLLSLHSVGKTDRIYMKGPGGRGEVEVAVSGVVDQSKQEFSHQSVDNDSRKGLSFSAVVRRAASVASEAAKHAYAAASATRDEGMIPLKCCLMSISLPWEHIAHDLLFKGSPPVNL, from the exons ATGCTAGGGGATGGAGCCCAAACCCCTAGTCG GTCTGATTTGCTATGTATGGTGAaaaagaattcaaagatgttAGGGAAAACCATAGTGGAAGATGAAGAAACATCGGATGTTGAAACAGATCCCGTTTTCTGGCATGACATTATGGACGTGTATTTCATTCGTGGCAGGGAGTCTAGGGGGCGTCAGGAAGACGATCTtgtattttttgttaaaaaattg AATCACGGGTCAAATGAAGATGAATCTGTGAACTCGCCATACTTTGTACGCAGGTGGGCACCTAAG TTGGATGACTTGACTGGCGCAAGTTCGTCAGATGTTGATTGGAGGCGCTCCTTTTACTTGAACTTAATTGCTCAAACTTCTTTTAGTGTGACGGTGGCAATTTGTAG TCAGCAGGTCCTTAAGAATTACCAAACTGGCAAAGACAGACCATTATCTCCTATATACAAG GTTATCAAAACTGTCTATGCGTCTCCAAGTCGTATCAATTTTCACTTGGACTCAAGGAAGGCAA TAGAAACAACCTCTGCCTACCCAGAGATATGTTTTGCAGTTGATGACTTTGATTCCACTTTTGATGCAGTG GTCTTGACAGATGTAGATCACTGCTATTGTGTACTTTTAAATGCACATGATGGGGCTGCATTCCCGAGTGAGAGAAAACAACATGACTACAGTCCTGCTAATTCTTCAAAGAGTGATACAAGTTCTGGAAAAGTACCAACTtcaaag ATCACTCTTTTCTCAGGCTTCGTTAGCTACCAAATGGTCCGAGATGCATATGATG CTGGAAGGTCTGGATTTGGGAGCCTTCTCTCCCTTCATTCTGTTGGGAAAACTGACAGGATTTACATGAAAGGCCCTGGAGGACGTGGGGAAGTTGAAGTAGCTGTGTCTGGTGTTGTAG ATCAAAGCAAGCAGGAGTTCAGCCATCAATCTGTAGATAACGACTCTAGAAAAGGATTAAGCTTCAGTGCTGTTGTGCGACGAGCTGCATCAGTTGCATCAGAGGCAGCAAAGCATGCATatgctgctgcttctgctaccCGAGATGAAGGAATGATCCCCCTTAAGTGCTGCTTGATGTCTATATCATTACCTTGGGAACATATTGCTCATGATCTTTTGTTCAAG GGAAGTCCTCCAGTTAACCTGTAA